One region of Hoeflea sp. 108 genomic DNA includes:
- a CDS encoding ABC transporter permease: MKRFAGWWLAGPATLAVLVFLVLPVAATIATTFGEDGGIFAPYIAFFNSGFRRTVLWRTIEISLATTAISLVVGFLTAYVVSKTPGKLKSLLIIAAVFPLLTGVVVRSFAWLIILGKNGILNNFLVGIGAVSEPLPMLYTQGSVIVAMVYLFVPLMILTLVGVLENIPDDVVQASSSLGATPAATFRQVILPLAVPGLIVGAVLVFTGSFTAYATPQLLGGERQMVMGTLMYQRAMVSFDWVGASTIAAIMVVITVTVVLAMSRVARRLNPMAT, encoded by the coding sequence CTGAAACGCTTTGCCGGATGGTGGCTCGCCGGGCCTGCAACGCTGGCGGTTCTGGTATTCCTGGTGCTGCCGGTGGCCGCCACCATTGCTACGACCTTCGGCGAGGACGGCGGCATCTTTGCGCCCTACATCGCATTCTTCAACAGCGGCTTCCGCCGCACCGTGCTCTGGCGAACCATCGAGATCTCGCTGGCAACGACCGCCATCTCGCTCGTCGTCGGTTTTCTCACCGCCTATGTGGTGTCGAAGACTCCTGGCAAGCTGAAGAGCCTTTTGATCATCGCCGCCGTTTTCCCGCTGCTGACCGGCGTCGTCGTCCGCTCCTTCGCCTGGCTGATCATCCTGGGCAAGAACGGCATCCTCAACAACTTCCTCGTCGGCATCGGCGCGGTCTCCGAGCCGCTTCCGATGCTCTACACCCAGGGCTCGGTCATCGTCGCCATGGTCTATCTGTTCGTGCCGCTGATGATCCTGACGCTCGTCGGCGTGCTGGAGAACATCCCCGACGACGTCGTCCAGGCCTCGTCGTCGCTTGGCGCCACGCCGGCAGCGACCTTCCGGCAGGTCATCCTGCCGCTCGCCGTACCCGGTCTCATCGTTGGTGCCGTGCTCGTCTTCACTGGCTCCTTCACCGCCTACGCCACGCCCCAGCTTCTCGGTGGCGAGCGCCAGATGGTGATGGGCACGCTGATGTACCAGCGTGCCATGGTGTCGTTCGATTGGGTCGGCGCCTCCACAATCGCAGCAATCATGGTGGTGATCACTGTCACCGTGGTTCTTGCCATGAGCCGCGTTGCGCGGCGTCTCAACCCGATGGCGACATGA
- a CDS encoding ABC transporter permease — protein sequence MMTSRINPLLILFTVLVYIFLMGPLIIVLGASVSDTTYLTFPPQGLTLRWFENIFEISAFRRTIITSLELAFLATGLALLVGIPAAYALNRYRIKLPSWLSTVFVLPILVPEIVLGFSLLKSVAVGMQTPIFLTLLVGHMLLVLPYCVRVVSASLASFDFSIEEAAVSLGSPPAKTFFTIVLPNVRSGVIAAFILAFITSINDVSTSLFLTGPGVSTLPIQILAHVEQFFDPTIASVSVLLMLLTVAVMAIVERTLGLTFLAK from the coding sequence ATGATGACCAGCCGTATCAATCCCCTGCTCATCCTGTTCACCGTCCTGGTCTACATCTTCCTGATGGGGCCGCTGATCATCGTGCTTGGCGCGTCGGTCAGCGACACCACCTACCTGACCTTCCCGCCGCAGGGCCTGACACTGCGCTGGTTCGAGAACATCTTCGAAATCAGCGCCTTCCGGCGCACCATCATCACCAGCCTCGAACTCGCTTTCCTAGCGACCGGGCTGGCGCTGCTGGTCGGCATCCCCGCCGCCTATGCGCTCAACCGCTATCGCATCAAGCTGCCGTCCTGGCTGTCGACAGTCTTCGTGCTGCCGATCCTGGTGCCAGAGATCGTGCTTGGCTTCTCGCTGCTGAAGTCGGTTGCGGTGGGCATGCAGACGCCGATCTTCCTGACGCTGCTCGTCGGCCACATGCTTCTGGTGCTGCCCTATTGCGTGCGTGTCGTCTCGGCGAGCCTCGCCTCTTTCGACTTTTCGATCGAGGAAGCCGCCGTCAGCCTCGGCAGCCCGCCGGCGAAGACGTTCTTCACCATCGTGCTGCCCAATGTGCGCTCGGGTGTGATCGCCGCCTTCATCCTGGCTTTCATCACGTCGATCAACGACGTGTCGACGTCGCTGTTTCTCACCGGTCCCGGCGTTTCGACGCTGCCGATCCAGATCCTCGCCCATGTCGAGCAGTTCTTCGACCCGACGATCGCGTCGGTGTCGGTGCTGCTGATGCTGCTGACCGTCGCAGTCATGGCCATCGTCGAGCGTACGCTCGGCCTCACCTTCCTTGCGAAATAG
- a CDS encoding ABC transporter ATP-binding protein, whose amino-acid sequence MTQALTVQNLTAHYGATKVLEDLSLSVGKGELVSLLGASGCGKTTTLRLIAGFLEPTSGSIRLGDKDLTRLPAYKRDIGLVFQNYALFPHLSVLDNVGFGLKQRGVAPADREKRAKAMLERVGLSQLADRLPGALSGGQKQRVALARALVIEPPLLMFDEPLSNLDAKLRVDMRVEIRQLQRANGTTSVYVTHDQEEAFSISDRVAIMNAGRIMQFDTPETLYQRPANAFVARFVGFENLVPMKVAARDGATVTAVTGDGSQLKLSQERFGAIPDVFVLAARADGLSVSTDANAEGIPATLGLRTYLGRAYQYQADTAAGQLIANGSLSAPLEPGAQAKLVPVPDQCCVLKPE is encoded by the coding sequence ATGACCCAGGCACTTACTGTCCAGAATCTCACCGCTCACTACGGCGCCACCAAGGTGCTGGAGGACCTGTCGCTGTCGGTCGGCAAAGGCGAGCTCGTCTCGCTGCTCGGCGCCTCGGGTTGTGGCAAGACGACGACGCTGCGCCTCATTGCCGGCTTCCTCGAACCGACCTCCGGCTCGATCCGCCTCGGCGACAAGGACCTGACCCGGTTGCCCGCCTACAAGCGCGACATCGGCCTGGTGTTCCAGAACTACGCGCTGTTCCCGCATCTCAGCGTGCTCGACAATGTCGGCTTCGGCCTGAAGCAACGCGGTGTGGCCCCTGCCGATCGCGAGAAGCGCGCCAAGGCGATGCTAGAACGCGTCGGCCTGTCCCAGCTCGCCGACCGCCTGCCTGGCGCACTGTCGGGCGGCCAGAAGCAGCGCGTGGCGCTCGCCCGCGCACTCGTCATCGAGCCGCCGCTCCTGATGTTCGATGAGCCGCTGTCCAACCTCGACGCCAAGCTGCGCGTCGACATGCGCGTCGAGATCCGCCAACTGCAGCGCGCCAACGGCACCACCTCGGTCTATGTCACCCACGACCAGGAAGAGGCGTTCTCGATCTCCGACCGCGTCGCCATCATGAATGCCGGCCGCATCATGCAGTTCGATACGCCCGAGACGCTGTACCAGCGCCCGGCCAATGCGTTCGTCGCCCGCTTCGTCGGCTTCGAGAACCTGGTGCCGATGAAGGTTGCGGCGCGCGACGGAGCGACCGTAACGGCGGTGACCGGCGACGGATCGCAGCTCAAGCTGTCGCAGGAGCGCTTCGGCGCGATCCCCGATGTGTTCGTGCTTGCCGCACGCGCGGACGGCCTGTCCGTCTCGACCGACGCCAACGCCGAAGGCATCCCGGCGACGCTCGGTCTGCGCACCTATCTTGGCCGCGCCTACCAGTACCAGGCCGACACTGCTGCCGGCCAACTGATCGCCAACGGCTCGCTGTCGGCGCCGCTGGAGCCGGGCGCCCAGGCCAAGCTTGTGCCCGTGCCCGACCAGTGCTGCGTGCTGAAGCCGGAGTGA
- a CDS encoding amidohydrolase — MSILITNATVLPCTEDMPVIDRGWVHVEGDIIKAVGGGDAHEIAGAEIVDADGDLVMPGMVNPHCHMAMTLFRGLGEDVDDRLYRYILPLERKFVRPEAVRAGTALAALELIEGGVTSVADMYYFEAEVARIVAQSGIRGVLGQTIADFDPPDHKSVDEGFALTEALVAEFSGHNRVIPSIAPHAPYSTGMATMERIARWADDHPDVPVQMHLAESDQEMEWAEKTHGMRPVEVVEKAGLLRKGLICAHCLHVDASDIERMAHAQVCVAHNARSNGKAGRGIAPVEAMRKAGIPVGISTDGAMSGNTLDLFSQFAPVSMFAKLLGHSRKPMASVDVVRMATRDGAKVLGLDAKVGSLEPGKQADLIRVSLASPRQQPIYDIYSTLVFATMPTDVQDVMVGGDWLMRDREVLSLERKKVLRDALQVAQSFKAEMARIDAAG; from the coding sequence ATGTCCATCCTCATCACCAACGCGACCGTACTGCCCTGCACCGAGGACATGCCCGTCATCGACAGGGGCTGGGTCCACGTCGAGGGCGACATCATCAAGGCCGTTGGCGGGGGCGATGCCCATGAGATCGCCGGCGCGGAAATCGTCGATGCCGACGGCGATCTCGTTATGCCCGGTATGGTCAACCCGCATTGCCACATGGCGATGACGCTGTTCCGTGGTTTGGGCGAAGACGTCGATGACCGGCTCTACCGCTACATTCTGCCCTTGGAGCGCAAGTTCGTGCGGCCCGAGGCGGTGCGTGCCGGCACGGCCCTGGCGGCGCTCGAACTGATCGAGGGCGGCGTCACGTCGGTCGCCGACATGTATTACTTCGAGGCCGAGGTCGCCCGGATCGTCGCCCAATCAGGCATCCGCGGCGTGCTCGGCCAGACCATCGCCGACTTCGACCCGCCGGATCACAAGTCGGTCGATGAGGGTTTCGCGCTGACCGAAGCGCTGGTCGCCGAATTTTCCGGCCACAACAGAGTCATCCCCTCGATCGCGCCGCATGCACCCTACTCGACCGGCATGGCGACCATGGAGCGCATCGCACGTTGGGCGGACGATCATCCCGATGTGCCCGTGCAGATGCATCTTGCCGAGAGCGACCAGGAGATGGAGTGGGCTGAGAAGACCCACGGCATGCGACCGGTCGAGGTGGTGGAGAAAGCGGGACTCCTGCGTAAGGGCCTGATCTGCGCCCACTGCCTGCATGTCGACGCATCGGACATCGAGCGCATGGCCCATGCCCAAGTCTGCGTCGCCCACAACGCCCGCTCCAACGGCAAGGCTGGGCGCGGCATCGCACCCGTTGAAGCGATGCGCAAGGCCGGCATTCCCGTGGGTATCTCGACCGATGGCGCGATGAGCGGCAACACGCTCGACCTGTTCTCGCAGTTCGCCCCGGTGTCGATGTTCGCTAAGCTCCTGGGCCACAGCCGCAAGCCGATGGCCTCGGTCGACGTCGTGCGCATGGCAACCCGCGATGGCGCGAAGGTGCTCGGGCTGGACGCAAAAGTCGGTTCGCTCGAACCGGGCAAGCAGGCCGACCTCATCCGCGTCAGCTTGGCCTCACCGCGCCAGCAACCGATCTACGACATTTACTCGACGCTGGTCTTCGCCACCATGCCGACCGATGTGCAGGACGTCATGGTGGGCGGCGACTGGCTGATGCGCGACCGCGAGGTGCTGAGCCTCGAACGCAAGAAGGTGCTGCGCGACGCCCTGCAGGTGGCGCAGAGCTTCAAGGCCGAGATGGCCCGTATCGACGCTGCGGGCTGA
- a CDS encoding M20/M25/M40 family metallo-hydrolase has translation MNRSEASAQLDKVLANVDANIDGSLERLFDLIRIPSVSTDPAHAEDCKRAAEWLTKELGSLGFDASVRPTARHPMVVGHDRTGKGPHVLFYGHYDVQPVDPLNLWHSDPFEPKLVPQPDGETHIVARGASDDKGQLLTFVEACRAWKAITGSLPIQVSVLFEGEEEISSPSLPPFLDMTGAELKADVVLVCDTDMWDAETPAVTTMLRGVLKEEIVISCSNRDLHSGIYGNAARNPLQVLSDIISSLRTSDGGVAVAGFYDGVRELPDAIKAQWQRLPFDDKGFLGDIGLSIPAGENGRSVLEQVWARPSCEIHGIIGGYTEEGFKTVIPAKAQSKISFRLVAGQDPQKIRDAFRAHVRARIPADCSVEFIDHGASAATVMPIDGDFLGKALGALTEEWEREAAVAGSGGSIPIVSAFKEKLGMDSLLIGFARFDNRIHSPNEKYDLSSFRKGIRSWARILAAFADNKG, from the coding sequence ATGAACAGATCAGAAGCCTCGGCGCAGCTCGACAAGGTGCTCGCTAATGTCGACGCCAATATTGACGGCAGCCTGGAGCGTCTCTTCGACCTGATCCGCATCCCTTCCGTGTCGACCGATCCTGCGCATGCTGAGGACTGCAAGCGCGCCGCCGAATGGCTGACGAAAGAGCTCGGCTCGTTGGGGTTCGACGCCTCGGTGCGTCCGACCGCGAGACATCCCATGGTGGTCGGCCACGACCGCACGGGGAAAGGGCCGCACGTGCTGTTCTACGGCCACTACGATGTCCAGCCGGTCGATCCGCTCAATCTGTGGCACTCCGATCCGTTCGAGCCGAAGCTGGTGCCTCAGCCCGACGGCGAGACCCACATCGTTGCCCGTGGCGCCTCCGACGACAAGGGCCAGTTGCTCACCTTCGTCGAGGCGTGCCGCGCGTGGAAAGCCATCACCGGCAGCTTGCCGATCCAGGTGTCGGTGCTGTTCGAGGGCGAGGAGGAGATTTCGAGCCCTAGCCTGCCGCCCTTCCTCGACATGACCGGCGCCGAGCTCAAGGCCGACGTCGTACTCGTCTGCGACACCGACATGTGGGACGCCGAGACGCCCGCAGTCACCACCATGCTGCGCGGCGTGTTGAAGGAGGAGATCGTCATCTCCTGCTCCAACCGCGACCTGCATTCGGGCATCTACGGCAACGCCGCGCGCAACCCGCTCCAGGTGCTGTCCGACATCATCTCCAGCCTGCGGACATCAGACGGCGGTGTGGCTGTCGCCGGCTTCTATGACGGTGTCCGCGAACTGCCCGATGCCATCAAGGCGCAGTGGCAGCGCCTGCCTTTCGACGACAAGGGCTTTCTGGGCGACATCGGCCTGTCGATCCCCGCCGGCGAAAACGGCCGCTCGGTGCTCGAGCAGGTCTGGGCGCGCCCGAGTTGCGAAATCCACGGCATCATCGGCGGCTACACCGAGGAAGGCTTCAAGACCGTCATCCCGGCCAAGGCGCAGTCCAAGATCTCGTTCCGCCTCGTCGCCGGCCAGGATCCCCAGAAGATCCGCGACGCCTTCCGCGCCCACGTCCGCGCCCGCATCCCGGCCGATTGCTCGGTCGAGTTCATCGACCACGGCGCAAGTGCCGCGACCGTCATGCCGATCGACGGCGATTTTCTCGGAAAGGCGCTCGGCGCGCTGACCGAGGAATGGGAGCGCGAGGCGGCCGTCGCCGGCAGTGGCGGCTCGATCCCGATCGTCTCCGCTTTCAAGGAAAAGCTCGGCATGGATTCGCTGCTGATCGGCTTCGCGCGCTTCGACAACCGCATCCACAGCCCGAACGAGAAATACGACCTGTCGAGCTTCCGTAAGGGTATCCGTTCCTGGGCGCGGATTCTCGCGGCGTTTGCGGACAACAAGGGCTGA
- a CDS encoding adenine deaminase C-terminal domain-containing protein, whose product MTTTAPLPADLLIDPADEILIRQDLVLVALGKREADRLVQLGRVLDVHTGTWMDDCEIAIRGRRIAYVGPAGSFSGTARETIDRTHLSAVPGFGEVHKHIESSHLTPEHEAALVMPRGNTWTCEASHEFSNVNGPNNLEFWLTARRAGSPMKIFPLPGSAVPPTAYEGGGGHFGYAEQIGFLGESTMVAGLDEVMDWPAVWNPENPSYGRLWGMIQATFEKRGVVEGHGAGLRDLPSINAFSAAGLSSDHEAWTPEEAWDKLRCGIFVEIRPHSMPDIIKGLLERGLRDWSQVAFATDDRSASDTLKMGATDHNVRLAIESGLAPEIAYQCVSINPARHMRLTPFVGSIAPGRFADMVLLDKAATVSIAEVWADGEQVSEGKRFTGNLPAIDWPDWATKTVNVGRKLTAADFAISAEPGRATMQAALLRPFHWDDNFITTELAVADGAVQRDSNRNITKFAVVDRYSGKGRVAKMFWLGCGPKTPDTAVGCTVAHDQHNIWVVGSSDAAMAEVVNRISENQGGWALVTGGKVVADVHYEVGGLMTNRPAEALDAEMETLYAEANKIDWLYEPTFSPRWFPGFPERLQFATLTCAPWRWVLVAPTDAVPEGFVNVQTGESHKVAW is encoded by the coding sequence ATGACCACGACAGCTCCCCTGCCCGCCGATCTCCTCATCGATCCCGCCGACGAAATCCTGATACGTCAGGACCTTGTCCTCGTTGCCCTCGGCAAGCGCGAGGCCGACCGCCTCGTCCAGCTCGGCCGCGTGCTCGACGTGCACACCGGCACCTGGATGGACGATTGCGAGATCGCAATCCGCGGCCGCCGCATCGCTTACGTCGGTCCCGCCGGCAGCTTTTCGGGCACGGCGCGCGAGACCATCGACCGCACCCATCTTTCGGCTGTGCCGGGCTTCGGCGAGGTGCACAAGCACATCGAAAGCTCTCATTTGACACCAGAACACGAGGCCGCGCTGGTCATGCCGCGCGGCAACACCTGGACGTGCGAGGCGAGCCACGAATTCTCCAACGTCAACGGACCGAACAATCTCGAATTCTGGCTGACGGCGCGCCGCGCCGGCTCGCCGATGAAGATTTTCCCGCTGCCCGGCTCGGCCGTGCCGCCGACGGCCTATGAAGGCGGCGGCGGCCATTTCGGTTATGCCGAGCAGATCGGCTTTCTCGGCGAAAGCACCATGGTCGCCGGCCTCGACGAGGTCATGGACTGGCCTGCGGTGTGGAACCCCGAGAACCCGTCCTATGGCCGGCTCTGGGGCATGATCCAGGCGACCTTCGAGAAGCGCGGCGTCGTCGAGGGTCATGGCGCGGGCCTGCGCGACCTGCCGTCGATCAATGCGTTTTCCGCCGCCGGCCTGTCCTCCGACCACGAGGCATGGACGCCCGAGGAGGCGTGGGACAAGCTTCGGTGCGGCATCTTCGTCGAGATCAGGCCACATTCGATGCCCGACATCATCAAGGGCCTGCTCGAACGCGGCCTGCGCGACTGGAGCCAGGTGGCCTTCGCCACCGACGACCGCAGCGCCTCCGACACGCTGAAGATGGGCGCGACCGACCACAATGTCCGCCTCGCCATCGAAAGCGGCCTGGCGCCTGAAATCGCCTACCAGTGCGTGTCGATCAACCCGGCGCGGCACATGCGGCTGACACCCTTCGTCGGCTCCATCGCCCCCGGCCGCTTCGCCGATATGGTGCTGCTCGACAAGGCGGCGACCGTGTCGATCGCGGAGGTCTGGGCCGACGGCGAACAGGTGTCCGAGGGCAAGCGTTTTACCGGCAACCTGCCTGCCATCGACTGGCCCGACTGGGCAACGAAGACGGTCAATGTCGGCCGCAAGCTCACCGCCGCTGACTTCGCCATATCTGCCGAACCGGGCCGCGCGACGATGCAGGCGGCACTGCTGCGCCCGTTCCATTGGGACGACAATTTCATCACCACGGAACTTGCCGTTGCCGATGGCGCCGTGCAGCGCGACAGCAACCGCAACATCACCAAATTCGCCGTCGTCGACCGCTATTCGGGCAAGGGCCGCGTCGCAAAAATGTTCTGGCTCGGCTGCGGGCCGAAAACGCCCGACACGGCGGTGGGCTGCACGGTGGCGCACGATCAGCACAACATCTGGGTGGTCGGCTCGTCTGACGCGGCCATGGCCGAAGTGGTCAACCGCATCTCGGAAAACCAGGGCGGCTGGGCACTGGTGACGGGCGGCAAGGTGGTGGCCGACGTGCATTACGAGGTCGGCGGCCTGATGACCAATCGTCCCGCCGAGGCGCTCGATGCCGAGATGGAAACGCTCTACGCCGAAGCCAACAAGATCGACTGGCTCTACGAGCCGACGTTTTCACCGCGCTGGTTTCCCGGCTTTCCCGAGCGCCTGCAGTTCGCCACCCTCACCTGCGCGCCGTGGCGCTGGGTGCTGGTTGCGCCGACCGATGCCGTGCCCGAGGGGTTCGTGAACGTGCAGACGGGCGAGAGCCACAAGGTGGCTTGGTAG
- a CDS encoding nucleoside hydrolase: MQLKPTRKVIIDTDPGIDDAVAILLALKSAEFDVIGITTVAGNIGIATTTRNAGRILALEGRVDVPVVAGVSGPLSRKGFDTADIHGNDGLGGVAFPDALSQPVSGDAVTWLRDTLVAAEAGSIDILALGPLSNIARLVSEHPDAAKRIGRVIAMGGAVYEPGNIGPRAEFNIAADPEAAEIVFAAGLDMTLIPLDVTRKVRATRDDTALLQASDVPAAVASGALIDAYFQSTTGGESRPLHDPCVMLLALDEALFGCETLKLAVDTGTTRDAGALTVSEEGAAVSVALKVESAAVLKLLYDRLKEE, encoded by the coding sequence ATGCAGCTGAAGCCTACCCGCAAGGTGATCATCGACACCGATCCCGGCATCGACGATGCGGTGGCGATCCTTTTGGCTCTGAAGTCGGCCGAGTTCGACGTCATCGGCATCACCACCGTCGCCGGCAACATCGGCATCGCCACCACCACACGCAATGCCGGCCGCATCCTGGCGCTCGAAGGCCGCGTCGACGTGCCTGTCGTCGCCGGAGTTTCCGGGCCGCTGTCGCGGAAAGGTTTCGACACCGCCGACATCCACGGCAATGACGGCCTTGGCGGCGTGGCTTTCCCCGATGCGCTTTCACAGCCCGTGTCTGGCGACGCCGTAACATGGCTGCGAGACACGCTGGTGGCCGCCGAGGCTGGCAGCATAGACATCCTTGCGCTTGGCCCGCTCAGCAACATCGCCCGCCTTGTCTCCGAGCATCCGGATGCGGCCAAGCGCATAGGCCGCGTCATCGCCATGGGTGGCGCGGTCTACGAGCCGGGCAACATCGGCCCGCGCGCCGAGTTCAACATCGCCGCCGACCCTGAGGCCGCCGAGATCGTCTTCGCCGCCGGGCTCGACATGACGCTGATCCCACTCGACGTCACCCGCAAGGTCCGCGCCACCCGCGACGACACCGCCCTGCTTCAGGCCTCTGATGTGCCAGCGGCCGTCGCCTCGGGCGCGCTGATCGACGCCTATTTCCAGTCGACCACGGGCGGCGAGAGCCGGCCGCTGCACGACCCCTGCGTGATGTTGCTGGCGCTGGATGAGGCGCTGTTCGGCTGCGAGACGCTGAAGCTCGCGGTCGACACCGGCACCACGCGTGACGCTGGGGCGCTGACGGTTTCGGAAGAGGGCGCTGCGGTTTCGGTGGCGCTGAAGGTCGAGAGTGCTGCGGTGCTGAAGCTGCTCTATGACAGGCTGAAGGAGGAGTAG
- a CDS encoding M20 aminoacylase family protein produces MTSTAGHDKGEIEMLTALRRDIHAHPELGFEEVRTSAIVQKMLAEAGIAVQAGLGKTGVVGTLKLGEGSRRIALRADMDALAMPEMAEERAYKSTVSGKMHACGHDGHTVMLLGAARELARRKNFSGTVHFIFQPAEEGRGGAKAMIEDGFFSQFPVDAVYGLHNMPGIAADSMAVVAGPQLASSDRWTVTFKGIGTHGAKPHLGRDAMTSAGQFLTALHTIVARRVDPLQPAVVSACAMEAGSFEALNVIPDLVKIGGTSRAYSAAVRDQLEEEIGALAEGSAKLYGIEAEYRYFRQMPPVVNDKDATRRALAAAQAALGIDKVMTEFPPSTAGDDFAMFSQEVPGAYVWLGNGPAVDGALHHNSRYDFNDDALASGVRFWTTLVEQELAA; encoded by the coding sequence ATGACATCGACGGCCGGGCACGACAAGGGCGAAATCGAGATGCTGACGGCGCTGCGCCGCGACATCCACGCCCATCCCGAGCTTGGCTTCGAGGAGGTGCGCACCTCTGCCATCGTCCAGAAGATGCTGGCCGAAGCCGGCATCGCGGTGCAGGCAGGCCTCGGCAAGACCGGCGTCGTCGGCACGCTCAAGCTTGGCGAGGGCTCGCGCCGCATCGCGCTGCGCGCCGACATGGACGCGCTCGCAATGCCCGAAATGGCAGAGGAGCGCGCCTACAAGTCGACCGTATCGGGCAAGATGCACGCCTGCGGCCATGACGGCCACACCGTCATGCTGCTGGGCGCCGCCCGCGAGCTCGCCCGCCGCAAGAACTTTTCCGGCACGGTGCATTTCATCTTCCAGCCGGCCGAGGAAGGCCGTGGCGGCGCCAAAGCGATGATCGAGGATGGCTTCTTCAGCCAGTTCCCCGTCGACGCCGTCTATGGCCTGCACAACATGCCCGGTATCGCGGCCGACAGCATGGCTGTCGTGGCGGGTCCGCAGCTCGCCTCGTCCGACCGCTGGACCGTCACCTTCAAGGGCATCGGCACCCATGGCGCCAAGCCGCATCTCGGCCGTGACGCGATGACATCAGCCGGCCAGTTCCTAACCGCGCTCCACACCATCGTCGCGCGCCGTGTCGATCCGCTGCAGCCGGCGGTGGTCAGCGCCTGCGCCATGGAAGCCGGCAGCTTCGAAGCACTCAACGTCATCCCCGATCTGGTGAAGATCGGCGGCACGTCACGCGCCTATTCGGCCGCCGTGCGCGACCAGCTGGAAGAAGAGATCGGCGCGCTGGCCGAGGGCTCGGCGAAGCTCTACGGGATCGAGGCGGAGTACCGCTACTTCAGGCAGATGCCGCCTGTCGTGAACGACAAAGACGCGACACGCCGGGCGCTGGCAGCGGCCCAGGCGGCACTCGGCATCGACAAGGTGATGACCGAGTTCCCGCCGTCGACCGCCGGCGACGACTTTGCCATGTTCAGCCAGGAGGTTCCGGGCGCCTATGTCTGGCTCGGCAACGGCCCCGCCGTCGACGGCGCCCTCCACCACAACAGCCGCTACGACTTCAACGACGACGCGCTGGCGAGCGGGGTGAGGTTCTGGACGACCCTGGTGGAGCAGGAACTGGCGGCGTAG
- a CDS encoding phosphoribosyltransferase, with amino-acid sequence MPLAPHQFWQTVFPAGTFDAAPVDGFSDLYPALLPDGRQIALPVRVLPGDGSRAVASMIVNQASFAVEDALSDAMAAHAGAYPPEIVIGVPTLGLPLANGVARRLGHERMVALGTSRKFWYSEELSEPMSSITSPQHAKRLYLDPRMLPLLEGRRVLVVDDVISSGTSMLAVLKLLEKANIRPLAAVFGMLQGDVWRQAITEFDAGFVSHVHGAIASPRLARTAQGKWLPIQA; translated from the coding sequence GTGCCACTCGCTCCGCATCAATTCTGGCAGACAGTTTTTCCCGCGGGCACATTCGACGCCGCACCTGTCGACGGCTTCAGCGACCTCTATCCGGCCTTGCTGCCTGACGGGCGCCAGATCGCGCTGCCCGTCCGCGTGTTGCCGGGCGACGGCAGCCGGGCGGTTGCCTCGATGATCGTCAACCAGGCGAGTTTTGCCGTCGAGGACGCGCTGTCGGATGCGATGGCAGCGCATGCCGGTGCCTATCCGCCCGAAATCGTCATCGGCGTGCCGACGCTCGGCCTGCCGCTGGCCAATGGCGTTGCCCGCCGTCTCGGCCATGAGCGCATGGTGGCGCTCGGGACGTCTAGAAAATTCTGGTACAGCGAGGAGCTGTCGGAGCCGATGAGTTCGATCACCAGCCCGCAGCACGCCAAGCGGCTCTATCTCGACCCGCGCATGCTGCCGCTGCTCGAGGGCAGGCGGGTTCTTGTCGTCGACGATGTCATAAGCTCCGGCACCTCGATGCTGGCGGTGCTGAAGCTGTTGGAGAAGGCGAACATCAGGCCGCTGGCGGCTGTCTTCGGCATGCTGCAGGGAGATGTCTGGCGGCAGGCGATCACGGAATTCGACGCCGGTTTTGTTTCGCATGTCCATGGCGCCATCGCTTCGCCGCGGCTGGCGCGCACCGCGCAGGGCAAGTGGCTGCCCATTCAGGCCTGA